caggagaTGAGAGTTCAAGGTGTGGTTGCCAAGCAAGTCTTCAAGAAGGGTGATTGAAGTTGTGGAAATATGCGTTTACTTAATAACCTCAACTTATTCTTAACAGAAAATAGTCAATGACTTCGTGCaagaatttaaatgtttatagctttttttttttattataatcaATATCAATTTAAAATACTTAATATCTGTGAAAATACTGTTATGTACATGTTATTGATTGTTTCTGTCAGATGGTACTAATTAAGAGAACAGCAGAGCAAAACGACATTCCCAACACACTTCATATTGCACTGTCTATTTTCACAATGTTATAAACAAATCTGTCAGGCTTCACTGCTTCATCGTAAATACATCATGTTATACTAAGTTTTACGAGTtcagttgtctgtgtgtgtgtgtgcgtgtgtgtgtgtgtgtgtgcgtgcgcgcgcaTGCTATTGTTACTTAACATCTAAAAGTTTCATAAATATAGAAATTCAGTGATCACAATTTGCATTGCAATGTACTTAAAAAAGAAGATGGCTTCTAACAGTTTAAGTGTACAATTCTAAACCTGAATTATTTGCTGAAGTTAGAACTTTATAAGTTAAATTagatatttaaaacacaataacagaGACATAGTTTACATTAAAAGATAATGCTGGAAttacttaatatttttttttactgtcaacaaataccCATGAAAAGTCTATAACCGACAACATGTTAAGTCTGTTTCTCTTAAGAGCTGAGCACTGCTGCAAGACACCCAATTTGGGAataagtcaaaataaactacagtgcccatgttcatgATAATGTGGAGACACATCAACCAGTAATACAGAAGTCtggttcattatgtgttttAACAGTTCTTGAACAACAATGGAGCTCCATTTCACAAAAGAGTTTGGAAACACAGGTaatacttgttagtaggattactttgttgttgattttggtattttcatgggatttgttgacaataagaaaaatgtagaatatcaCCAGGCATATCTTTTAGTAGGGACAGCGCTGAGCTGTAGCTGAGGACCACAGGCAGTGCTGCTTTTTACTTGTGAAGCTCCTATCTAAGACAAATTCACATCAAAGGGAATGACTCAAGTAAAGAGCTGCACCAGTGTTTTCTTCTAAAAGTCAAGTCTGTTCATATTATAAAATGTTCTCCTGAGTAATCTGTCAGGGTTTTTAGCTGCTAGCTTAACTGTAAATGCTACACAGAGATATTACGTCACCCGAGCTGAAGTTCTCACAAACGTCCTGCAGGAGGCGACAAATGATCAGACATCGTCAACTGTCCAGAAAGTAAAATCCTACACTTTGTTTATAAATAGTTATAGTTTACAGAAGTTGCAGCATCTCCAAGACTGAGAGGGACTCTAAGCTCCATCAGCATGCTGTTACACCATTTACTTTGTCATATCCCACACCACTCGTCCTCCTGTGGCTCTGAGTAGGTCCTGAGGAAATTGTTGGGGCGGTATCCTACACTTCCATTGTTGTGATTGGACTCCGCAAATGAAACTGAGGCCTTCAGTGGCGTTATTGGGAGGCTGCTGTCGCAGTTACTGACCAGATGATCATCTGAGGAGGAGAATAAAATCAATAGTCAGTGTGACCATCTTTCAAAATAATGTTACACTGCTGTGTGAAAGACTTTGCACTTCATGATGTACTGCAGTCTTAATGGGGCTGAGAGCATTTATGGACATAGAAGATTAACCTAGACTAATGCTGGAGAAAGTAATATCCTTCTCTCTGATATATGGATAGATGATACAATAAAGGAAAGATTAACATAAAGAGTCTAAGTACTCCTAAGTGCTATGCCCTGTTTGGAAGTatctacatttttttccctttaatttttCCCCTGTATGTACATCTGCATTCTCTTGCTAATCAAAAGTCTGTACCTAATTGTAACACTGGCAGCAGAAGATTGCAAAAAATGGGACAACACGGAGACATCACTGATTTTCTGAGACCTCATGTGGCTATAGAGcaggtatttaaaaaatgcagtaaagACGGTGTGTATATTCGTGTAGTAGTGGTTAGAGATTTGTCACCTGTGCTATAAAGTGTTAACTTGCATTCCTCTGTGATGCAGCTCTCTTGGAAGTGGTCGTTCAGCTCTGTGGATGGTAAAGGCAGATCCAGCGAAGTGACCAATGTTTTTGGAACCTCCATCAGAGTAACGGGAACACTGGGTTTGGcttttcacataaaaaataccacaaataGAGTCAAAATTAGAATAATTCCATAACATGCTCAGAAGGATGCCTTATACTCACAATAGTTTTAGACAAGTCAAATGCAAGATGCAGATTAACAACGATTATATAATTTGGCTTAGTAGTCTTGGAAATTCAGTATCTGGATGCAATGAAATTGATCGGCCTATAGGTGACACTATAATCTCTCAAAAGTTACAGGCACAGCTCTGCACcaaaaacagtcattcagaTGTGATCCTGATAAGATTTCACATACGCTGCACAACTTTTCATACCTCTTAATTCTCAATAAACCTTTAATATTCAAATGTACCACAGCTCAATGTGACTCAAATATTAAAGTGATGCtctttaaattaattttctgaGTATTAAAGACTCATCTCCTGCCAACTTGAAAGGCAGTTGTAAAAAGTTTGCagtttcctttttctctgaGAAACGCGCTGTAGTGAGATTTGACtcacagcagctacagtagATTCCAATGGGGTCAAGTTTACAGGGCGGAAAAAAGTAACAcaaacttaaaagaaaaaagagaatcaATCTACCCCCGCAGTGCAATGCACTCTCCTATGCTCAAACAACCATCAATTTGCTATTATATGCTAAAAATACTGCTTTTATGTACTTTTCTGTGTCCAATGTTCCAATATTGGAACAAAACTGATGCCTCATCTTCCTTCTCTGTGGGACTGTAAACATTTTTACAACAACCTATAAAACCCTCAGAGAGTACGGGGCACGATCACCAACTAGTCAAATGAAGTGACAACGTCAGGACCCACAAAAGCCTCAGGGGCAACAAAGAAATCTGTTGTGCGTCAGCTGGTTTGTGGTAATTTTTAATAACTGCAAATTTGTCTGGTCACATGTACCACTAAAGCACAATGACAACAGATACGATAAGGGGGCAAATATCCTGAATTATTATCTATCTTGTCTAGTTCCTAGTTGTCATATTTTAATTGGTGAGAGTACATGTACCAAATTACATCCAATAAGGCTTTCAACTCGGTATCACCCAAAGAAGGTACCCAGTTAAACCTTCTTCAAATTACATCTacccctccttcccttcctcattgaaaaaatccataaagtatcaatatgtaaatatttttcatttcaaaagttgAACTGCTTGATGTCTCCTTTTTCACTGGAAAGTCCattctctctgtatttgtgcTGTAGGCTtcaagtttccacatcacactttGTAAGTTACATATTAGACCATTATTGGCTTCAAGGTGTGAAGTCACCAAACTGCTCGTAATTATACATCTTAAACTGATACTTtaggtgagcacagagaaactttcctCCCTCAATAGATTAATATGAAAACAGTCTTCTAGTGTCAGACTCAAGTAAATTAACAATAAGCAAAGCACATCAAATTACAGTAAAGAAAATTAACTTGTAACTTGTCTTTCCAGATAAAAAGTCTTTGATTCTCTGCTTAACCCAGAGATTAAGCAGTTTTCACTGTCTTTAGAAACAGTGGTGTAGAAATTAATTCTGCGGGTAAAATTCTTAGAGACTGATATCTCAAAACCTCAGCAGATAAAACCGAAACTTTCTTCATGGCACAGTACTACTACGAGCAGGAAAATATGTCTTTTAGTAATTTGAATAGAAATTATTCTTTGAGGAtatgcagaaaacacaaatattttgcCTTAAAAAAGTCTATTACTGGGAATCACTGACATGAATGTATTATCTACTAGAGTTACTGGTTACTGTAAATATAACCAAAGTGACTAAAAGAAGTATTCTACCACAGATGTAATCTTTGAAGTGATACTTTTAATCTTAAACCCAGATCTTGCCATGAAATTGAGAGAACAACGCCCTTGTTCTTGAAGCCTGATCTTCTCTTCGGATAATTGTATTTCACCTGTAAATTCCAGTATTGGCACAGTGCTTCACtggaaatacagtaaatgtcaatGAAATTACAACACAACGTCAGCCAAAACACTCAGTTATGGGACTGCGCTGTATACGTATAACCTGTTTCTCAGTATGAGTTAGCTGCCTGTGAAGTGTGCGTCACATTAGGCCAAATAACTGTGTCAGGCTGACTGTGTACAGGATGTGGTTTCCCCATTCAGTTTGTCATGCTCTTCGAGCTTGTCTAACATCTCATTACACATCTCCTTATTTAACCTGTCTGAGTTGAACTAACTGatacatgttctgtttttgtgagagaacaaaacagaaactgcACTTCTTTTTACATAAACCAGACCCTTAATTCTagttaatattaaaaaaaaagtcaggtattctgatttcattttaccttactcagagtttttttttcttttctttctttctttttttttgaagaatTCACTGTAAAGGAagcagtgggaggagagagagataagcAGTGACCTTCAACTGTATGACTTCAAAGTGTCTCACAGTTGTGGCTGACAGTGTGCGTAGTTACTGCCACTGAGTAGGCTTACTTGCGCTGTGCTTTGTCGCCTCTTCaggaagacttttttttttaaagtatgaaCAGTGTGTGAAAGACAGTAATAAAACACACCTACACGTGTGACGTGTTGCACATACCTGCTTTGTACAATTTGCGTTTCGCTCTCCTGCAGATGACAATAGCAAACAGGATGAGCGCGGTCAACACGAGTCCTGACCACAGAGTTGCAGGCAATTCCCAGGAACACCCtggagaacacagagagagccaTGAAATCAGTTTGATCAATTCAACTGATTTATATAACATGTAGGTATAGGTATGCTGTAACTTCTGGGAAATATAGGAGGAAATGAGTAATTACTAAAAACCCCTCATTTCCTTGTTAATAATATTGTCAGCAAGGTAATGACTAAAACCGCTAAAAACGCTCTATGCAATTTCCTCTGCAACCAATTATTATGAATGAGTATTCATTAAATTTTAGTTTCATTCAGTTATTGGTAGATTGTGGTCACATGAAAAACACCTTTTTCAGTAACACAAAACACCATATATAAgcaatatataaacacacactataATATAgttgaaatgttattttgttgacttttatttattttattatgtttagtaatgtatttgtcaacaaTTACAACTCCTCTCACGATGCATCAATAACTGACAAACAGTTAATTCATgcttgatatatatatatatatattacacacacatggTTTTGCCATTGTGTGCTGTGGGTGGAATATCTCTAAGTTTTGTttccagatttttaaaaaagtgtcaCAGGTAAATTATTTCCTACCAGTTAGATCAGTTGTAGTAGCAGAGAGCTGTATATTATGATTACTTAATGTGTTTCACTACTTATTTGACTCAATTAAGAGTTTCAGACACCGAtctcataaaaatgtgaactcCGTGAAATGAAACCTCACATGAAGgaaactgttttaatgtttcagatGAAAAATGATGTTAAATGACTAAATTTAATTTATGATGTCTCAAACGTGACTAAATTGAATTACTTAAGTTCATAACTGCATTTAAAATATGGTGAAATTGAATACTGGGATCTGCCTCAGCAAATTTCCACCACTGTTCACTTCTCAGTGAACACTTGTAAACTCAACTTATGTCCCTTTGTTTGGGTACTTTGACCTTTGTGATTTGTACTGGCCTGATTTAATAACGGcgatttgttttactttttatagaCGATGATGCCTGTGTGCAAATCACTTTATTGGCAACACCATACTGATACTGGGTAGGGCTCACGTCTCCACATGACCCAAACTATGCTAAGATAACATTTCCCATTCCTCAATAACAGTAACTACTGGGGCTGTTTTTCCCTCTGAGGATATATCTAACGACTTTGGCATTTGGCGTTTTTTCCAGCAACAacatgaggttcacatttgtggctCTGAGGTTAaagtctcaacaactattggatggactgACATGAAATTTGGAACAGATGTTTatgtccccctcaggatgaCCTGTAATCTTTTTGCTGATCCGCTGACTGTTCCTCTATTGGCACCATCAGTTCAAAATTTTCTAgcactagcatggctgtagactgtAGGCCACAACTGCTTGACTGCTTGATATCATAAAGCAGCCCCCCAAACCCTGTCCTATTTCTCCAGAGCGCTGCATCCTGCTGTGGCTTCAGTCTCCCCAAATCCTCTCACTTCCCTCCACTCTTATTCTGAATCCTTTGGATAATGTTGCTCCTTGAGTAAATTTAAACCCCTGGTGCTCTGGTGGTGAAGGTAAGGCTGTGGCCTAGTCCCAAACACTTGTCAGTATTTAGTGTTTTGCCACTCACAGCCCTCAGACATGACTCCTCTCtgtaaacctgcaataactgattttttggccaGAACAAACTGTGACATATCAtcagttttttaatttgatGTGGTGAACTCATCAGCAAACAATTGCTCATGTATGTTACATCTGTAACATCTGGCTtttaagctgctaaatgctccactgtgttcacctgttgtattgttttcacAAAGTCATTTGGTACATTCTTCTTTCAAAAATATTTGCGGTTGCGATTTACCCTTTACTGCCAATCACAATGAGATATACAAACTGCTACAAGTTCCTTAGATTAATCTCTTCCTGTGAAGATTTCCCATCTGTACTACTTCTGCTTTCTGTCAAAACGACCTGATCATATGACATTTGAGAACTGAAGGCCAACAGGAACTCACTGCGTCACTCAGGATAAGAACATCCGCTGCATTGCGCAAGTTCATctctttttaaaactaaaagatTTTAAGATCTGAATAGGAGGCACACGTATGAAACAGTAATTTCAAGTTAAAACTGGAGACCTACTCGTTATGTAGCCACCACAGACAGCATCAGTTTTTGCGGTTCCTGGAGTTCTCTGCTCCCTCCCTAATTCCGCACATCTGGAAAAGACATacagatacaaaaaaaataaatatcctcACAATGTACAGTGTATCGACAACCAGTTGGAGATGGGAAAATAAGGGGGtctttttaaaagcaaattGGACATATTTGTCCCAGTAAAATCAAGCTGTTATTGCACAGTTCCTACAGTGTGgatcaaatttaatttcagttggtgtgATGTGGGATGCTTTGGGTTCATAGACTGAGAATGTCAGCCAAAACCTAAAGTAATTTCTgctgtgtgtaaatggatgACTAATGTGTGATTCACTTAGAGTTTACCACAGCtttaacaataacagtaatagTGGAGACACTGTCTTACCTTGTATGTGCTTTGCAGGGTGAGTAGGAATCTGTTACGTTGCTGTAGGTCCCTTCTTTACATGGAACACAGTTTGCATTACTGGTGCGATTGGCTGCAAGAAAAAATGAGACATGAGGAGTTGTTTCAGTCGCCAGTTGATATTGTACTTTGGTAAGATGTGAATACTTACTGGAGTTCGTGgtcatttattttgcatttttataatGGAAGCCTACCTGGGACCTCGGCTCCTTCGCCCTCTTTGCAGACTCTCAGTGGCTGGCAGTGGTCACACAGCTCATTACTACAGAAGTAGTCattcacacacctgcacaccGCGTCTGTCGTTCGTGTGCACTCTGTTGCTATCGTCTGCTTTTCTGAAAGAGCCAAAGAGAAATATGAAGAGAGTCTGTCCTGGCAGAGGCCTACAGAGAAGCAACACACCCAGACTGAAAAAGACTCTTGGGtcatttgtgtctgtgatttattttaatctctTTCGTCTCTTTATAGTTATTTTGTGCCACTTTGTTGTGTGgctgttttgtctctttgtagtttgttttgCATCTCCTTGTGGATGTTTTGTGCCTCTTTaaagtcatttcattttgcagCTGCTTTACACCACCTTCTGTGCAGTTGTGTCTCTATCAGTTCATTTTGTGcctgtttgtagttgttttgcatttctttgtagttgtctctgtggttgtttagTCACTGTAGTTGTTCTGCGCCTCTTTTGGTTAATAAGTAACATATGGTTGTATTGCATTTCTTTCAGCTACAAACATGctgcatctctttgtagtcattttatGTCCATGTAGTCATATTTGCAGAAATTCTGTAGCTCTTTGTGGTTGTCTGTGtaatagttttgtgtttttgtagtcaTTTAATGGGAAAAAGGTTCCACGTATTATAAAGTCCTCTGAGACAAACTCATAATTTTAACCTGGTTCAACACTGGTTCAAACACTGGATCCCCTGCTGCAAGACAACTgaattaaactttaataattAGTTCAAATTTTTGTCATGAGTtgtgaaaacttaaaaatgagtTAAGTTCACTGAACATAAGCACAAGTTTATGAACTGTTcaataaactgaactgaagatCACAGATTTGCTTTTCAGTCACATTCTTAGGTTTAAAAGTCAGTTTTCCATTTGACACCAATGTTTTTCAGCtatctgttactgttggagccACTGTTTGTACCAGAGTTTGTACGAAGACAATACATGAGGTCTTTCAAAACTTTTGCATGTTCactaaaattttaaataaaagtttaaaacttCTGAACAAATTTTGTCTATTTAGCATCAGTTAATGTGATAATTGACCCCACCAAGATATCAGTACATTTAAAAGAACAAGAAGTAAAAGATGCAGCTTTGTGATCATGTTCGCATGAACATCTATTTATACTGTAAAAAGGCAGTggggggaagaagaggaaggaactgtgcttgtgttttgcacttgtgacagacagagtatgtgtgtgtgtgtgtgcatacacagtatattgtatgtgcatgtgtgtaactTACCAGATTTGCAGTCACTGCAGCGTTTACAACTTCGCATGTAATTTATTGTAGCTGTGTAGAATCCACTGTCACAGTCACCACACTCAGTCTCCTTTGTGGCATCACACTCAGCTTTCACATACTTTCCTGAAAGGATTGAGAAAACAGATATCTGTAAGAACTAGATAACTGGGTAATGCAAGTACAGTATATGAGGAATGCTGAAGAGCTGAATATTTACACAGAGCAGATACACAGTAAATTCTGTTTTGTGGTTTGCACAGTCCTATAACTCAGTTTGTTAtccaaagagagaaaaaaaaatgttagtaATGGAAACTTTGTGATATTGACTGACCTGCAGGACATCGTTTACAGCATCTTCCTTCTTTCAGGTACTGATCACTTTGGCACTTAGCCATTTGTAGCCCATTCGATTAGTCCACCACCTGTGTGTAAAATATCTAAGCTTTAGACTAATGACTGTCTGCCTTTACGCCTTGTCTCCTAACCCTTgaaattacagctgttttaagtTATCTCAGCTCAAAAAGCATCCCTTGACGGTGaaatctctttttcctctctctttttctgatgTTCACATGCTCAGCGCTCACGTTCTTCTGTCCCCGCTCTCTTTCTGCTGTCTGATCTTTCTGTGACTACACATATGTTTCCCCTCCTCACTGTGCCTTACCTAGTTCTCATGTCTTTTCTAATCCTACACAGTGGAAAACCCCAATGACCCTCATCTGCTgttttccccctctgtctctctctctctctgtctctctctctctctctctctctctctctctctcactctctcactctctcactctctcggtctttttctctgcctttgtctctcctcatttccttcCTGTCCTAGCCCTCTCACTGCGAGGTagagctatgtgtgtgtgtgtgtgtgtgtgtgtgtgtgtgtgtgtgtgtgtgtgtttccatagCTACGGGGCAGAAGACTTGAGTTTTGGCAAAGCAGCACAGTGATACATTTCCTCTCTCCAGTCCACCCTTTCCTCTCACTCCAACTCCATTGTCTCCAGTGAACCTTTGTCCCAGTGGCGCAGGGATGTTGTTGAGCTAAAACTGCAGAGAACTTTTGTGGCTGCACTTGatctgaaaagttttttttttttttttctgctcagctTTTCTTCCTGCCATATCGCTTACCCGCAGTCAATCCCTTGTTactgcacacatacaaaaacacaatctacaaatagatttttaaatgcTTACGGGTGCAAAATGTGAGTGAGACCGGAAGAGGGGCAGAGAGCCagagtgagagatggagagtATATTAATAAGAAAAGGGGAAGGAGATGCTGGGGTAGTTTATTTGAGAGGAGATTTGATCGGATCATGATGTTAAGATTAAGGTGGGTGTAGatttagggttttttttatgCATGACTGACTTTCTCCATTATTAAATTGTACGTGTACTTGTTCTTCCCTAATTTTCTGTTCTTAAcatttcctcctcatccttttCCCGTGTTTCTCTCCAGTCTTCCACTGATCCTGCTCTCCCACTCGGCCTACTCAATGCTGCTGGGATGGGTGGAGTCTCCCGGTTATCCCAGTGGCTACTTGCCCCATTCCAGTCTGAACTGGAGCAGGTGTGCCCCTAAAGGTCACACCCTCTCCATCAGGCTCATCCACCTGGACCTGGAGGACAGCCACGAGTGTGAAAACGATGCAGTGAAGGTTGGGGGTCAAGATGAACTTAAAATTATCGTTCTTAAAGAAGTTAAGGTGACCTGCTCTACGCCATAATTTTCTGATTTTGTCTGTTGTCTCTTGTTCTAGGTCTATTCAAATGGAAACTTAATTTCTGTTCTGTGTGGCAAAAGGGAATTTGAGGAGCTTCAGTCGACTGTGAATCCcttgctcctctcctccccaggcggctgtctctctcttcatttctacTCCGACTTCTCAAACACCAAGAGGCACACTGGCTTCAGAGGCTTTTACACAGTGCAAggtgagacacagagaagaaaagcaaGTGACATTCTGAGTTGTACGCATTCTACCAAagtctgttttggttttgtgtccGTTTCATTTTTCCCCATTCCCCAGGAGAGCTCAGTTTGTACGTGTGTTTTCTTCAACGTGAAAAATTGTTCTATTTTTAGACAACAATTCACAATGGAGGCAGTTTATAGCTGCTAAAGCTGATTTGGAAacaatttgacatttatttcatgtcattaaCGTAAGAAGGAAAATCTGTGTCCAATATCAGAGCTGCAATAAGTGGGTCAGTGTAATCATattattctttaaaaaactaGGCCAAATGCATCTAAAGAGTTTAACATTGATACTTTCAGTTTCAATTCTAGTATGCTGACAGGGCTGATATTTCTTCTAAATCCTGTCTAACAGTCTCAGGCAGCACAGTCTTGCTTGTAGAGTAGAAAATTGGTTTCacacaaaaatactgtaattattcattcattgtctATACCTCttaccgcttatctgttaagggttgcaggagggctggagcctatcccagcagggtacaccctgaacagatctGTTAAATACTGTATACTTTACAATAACTCACTTAGAGAATACATTTGTAACTGTACCTTATAGAGTTTAAAGTATATATATAGAATTCTCCAATACTTTATTTGAACCTAAAGTGTAAGTTAAGTTCTCACAAAAGTATATTTCAGTCAGTATGTTTGTGGAATCACTGCAACATGTGTATAAAAATCATTCATCAAGTGTTGTTGTACGCTTTCACGCTGCATTTAACCTTTAATTAATTTGCTCTCTCAGACTTTGACGAGTGTGAGGACGACCCAGAGAACGGGTGCACCCAGTTCTGTCACAACTTCATCGGCGGGTACCACTGCTCCTGTCGCCATGGTTACTACCTTGATGCGGACAAGCACACTTGCACAGGTACAAATAATGGAGAGTTACcagactgagacacagagacaggggaAGATAAATCGAGGAAGAGGGGACAAAACCGAAACATGAAGTGAAAATGGGAAAATAGaggaagcagaagcagcagaacAGGAGGGTGGTGGGAGATCAGATGAGAAGGAGGCTGATTGTGTAATGTTTATGACTGTGCTCACTGATTGTTTTAATCAAAGCAATGATGGTGATGACAGTGAACTCTTACCTTCAACACAGTGAGCTGTAGCAAGGATCTGTCAGGGCTGACCAGAGGCGACATATCTTCTCCCTCCTGGCCTGGTTCATATGCGGAGAATGCCAACTGTGAGTACACCCTGTCTGTGGCACCCAACCTGCAGCTGGAGCTGCATTTCTCTGGAGTTTTCGATTTGGAGCAAGGCCATGACGGTCAATGCATAGATGCACTGAGGGTAGGTGTTGTGTCAGAATATATAAATACCAAACAGAGGCATGTTTCTTGTAAAATGTCTGACTTAACAGAACAACAAAGAGGAAGTTCATATCAGAAATGTTGAAACCATGGATTTGAAAACTAGTTCACATCCTATTTTGGttacactttaaaatgaatgtatgtCCTGTGCCATAAAAAAGTATGAAcaccctcccccctctccccacCACTTGATTCTGACTATGCTGCACCAGGTCATTggcattgttgttgtttaaaaGTAATTTCTGAGTAGAATTTGTTTAATGCTCGGTGTCATTGTCttgctgaaaaataaatcttctACCAAGTGTACAAGTTTCTTGCCGAC
The window above is part of the Lates calcarifer isolate ASB-BC8 linkage group LG15, TLL_Latcal_v3, whole genome shotgun sequence genome. Proteins encoded here:
- the LOC108880755 gene encoding tumor necrosis factor receptor superfamily member 5 — its product is MAKCQSDQYLKEGRCCKRCPAGKYVKAECDATKETECGDCDSGFYTATINYMRSCKRCSDCKSEKQTIATECTRTTDAVCRCVNDYFCSNELCDHCQPLRVCKEGEGAEVPANRTSNANCVPCKEGTYSNVTDSYSPCKAHTRCAELGREQRTPGTAKTDAVCGGYITRCSWELPATLWSGLVLTALILFAIVICRRAKRKLYKAAKPSVPVTLMEVPKTLVTSLDLPLPSTELNDHFQESCITEECKLTLYSTDDHLVSNCDSSLPITPLKASVSFAESNHNNGSVGYRPNNFLRTYSEPQEDEWCGI